One Thermococcus kodakarensis KOD1 genomic window carries:
- a CDS encoding 2-phosphoglycerate kinase: MIIVTDSERKIRLPFSRGILTRSITLAGIDVGIAYAIATEVQKELEWKGKKSVTTEEIRELTYQKLLEKGLREEAKRYLFWRELRRRKVRLTVLLGGATGVGKSTIATELAFRLGIRSIIGTDTIREVMRKIIAKELLPDIHVSSFLAERVVKAPKNSDPLIYGFETQVKHVSVGIKAVLERARREGLNTLIEGIHVVPGFVEPREDEFMYVIAVPKKDYLIAHFYERARYSQRDAEKYVKHVDRIMRIQDYLVERAREHGIPVIENVELESTVSTILADMMKKLEEMGV; encoded by the coding sequence ATGATCATAGTGACCGACAGCGAGAGGAAGATAAGGCTCCCGTTTTCAAGGGGAATACTCACCCGCTCCATAACACTCGCTGGGATAGACGTGGGCATAGCCTACGCCATCGCGACTGAAGTCCAGAAAGAGCTCGAATGGAAGGGGAAGAAGTCGGTAACAACCGAGGAAATAAGGGAGCTAACGTACCAGAAGCTCCTAGAAAAAGGACTTAGGGAAGAAGCAAAGAGATACCTATTCTGGCGCGAGCTGAGGAGGAGAAAGGTCAGGCTAACCGTCCTCCTAGGCGGAGCGACTGGAGTTGGAAAGTCCACGATAGCGACCGAGCTGGCCTTCAGGCTTGGAATACGGAGCATAATCGGAACCGATACGATAAGAGAGGTTATGAGAAAGATAATAGCCAAGGAACTTCTCCCCGACATCCACGTCTCTTCATTCCTTGCAGAGAGGGTAGTAAAAGCCCCCAAGAACTCTGACCCGCTCATCTATGGCTTTGAGACCCAGGTTAAGCACGTTTCAGTTGGAATAAAGGCCGTCCTTGAGAGGGCTAGAAGAGAGGGCTTAAACACCCTGATAGAGGGCATCCATGTAGTCCCAGGTTTCGTCGAGCCGAGAGAAGACGAGTTCATGTACGTAATCGCGGTGCCCAAGAAAGACTACCTCATAGCCCACTTCTACGAGCGTGCCCGATACTCCCAGAGGGATGCAGAGAAGTACGTTAAACACGTGGACAGGATAATGCGCATCCAGGATTACCTTGTTGAGCGGGCAAGGGAACATGGAATCCCTGTTATTGAGAACGTGGAACTGGAAAGCACCGTTTCCACGATTCTTGCGGACATGATGAAAAAGCTGGAAGAGATGGGAGTTTAG
- a CDS encoding 2,3-phosphoglycerate synthetase — protein sequence MRVVLIDGEHYPDVTKWAIHKLGDVCCAVFLGGTEKIGSLKALEDKIGVPLYHSPNYLDALKRAVLENDVEEVVDLSDEPVLTYEDRFRIASLCMLLGVTYRGADFTFTPKPLKKTKKPSISIIGTGKRVGKTAVSGFVARTLKEVARPVVVTMGRGGPEEPELIEGEKIELTPQFLLKVAKEGKHAASDHFEDALTSRVTTIGCRRCGGGMAGFPFFDVVDKGVELAESLPHDLIILEGSGATFPAYRTDAYILIIGGRQKTDFLRGYFGPFRIALADLIIVTMSDEINPEKRAEIRKIVEEINPKADLHFTAFRPRPLGNISGKKLGLVMTSQSALPKAKEHLEGLGAEVVATSGNLSNRPKLREDLEKFRGIDAVAVELKAAAVDVVTKWALERGIEVIYLDNEPVNIDGKDLRKSVLELGKRVLGRRA from the coding sequence ATGAGGGTTGTGCTCATAGACGGCGAACACTACCCGGATGTTACCAAATGGGCAATTCATAAGCTCGGGGATGTCTGCTGTGCGGTTTTCTTAGGGGGAACTGAGAAGATAGGGAGTTTAAAGGCCCTTGAGGATAAGATTGGCGTTCCCCTCTATCATTCCCCCAACTATCTCGATGCGCTAAAGAGGGCAGTCCTTGAAAACGACGTCGAAGAGGTCGTTGACTTAAGCGACGAACCCGTCCTAACGTACGAAGACCGGTTTAGGATAGCCTCCCTCTGCATGCTCCTGGGAGTTACCTACAGGGGAGCCGATTTTACGTTCACTCCAAAGCCGCTAAAGAAGACCAAAAAGCCGAGCATATCAATCATCGGTACTGGAAAGAGGGTTGGGAAAACAGCAGTCAGCGGTTTTGTGGCGAGAACCCTTAAGGAGGTTGCACGCCCGGTGGTCGTGACAATGGGCAGAGGTGGGCCTGAAGAGCCTGAACTCATAGAGGGCGAGAAAATTGAGCTAACACCTCAGTTCCTTCTCAAGGTGGCCAAAGAGGGTAAGCACGCTGCCTCGGATCACTTTGAGGACGCCCTGACTTCAAGGGTGACGACCATCGGTTGCCGAAGATGTGGCGGTGGAATGGCGGGCTTTCCCTTTTTTGACGTTGTGGACAAAGGTGTTGAGCTCGCTGAGAGCCTTCCCCATGACCTAATAATCCTCGAGGGAAGCGGGGCAACGTTTCCAGCTTATAGAACTGATGCATACATCCTCATCATCGGCGGAAGGCAGAAAACGGATTTCCTGCGGGGCTACTTCGGCCCCTTCAGGATAGCCCTGGCAGACCTGATAATCGTCACAATGTCGGACGAGATAAACCCTGAGAAGAGAGCCGAAATCAGAAAAATCGTGGAGGAAATAAACCCGAAAGCCGACCTTCACTTCACGGCGTTCCGCCCGAGGCCCCTGGGCAACATCTCAGGCAAAAAACTCGGCCTCGTAATGACATCTCAGAGCGCTCTACCCAAGGCCAAGGAGCACCTTGAGGGGCTTGGAGCAGAGGTCGTTGCAACTTCAGGGAACCTTTCGAACAGGCCGAAGCTGAGAGAAGACCTGGAGAAGTTTAGAGGTATCGATGCCGTGGCGGTGGAGCTTAAGGCGGCGGCCGTTGATGTGGTTACAAAGTGGGCGCTGGAGAGGGGCATCGAGGTTATATATCTTGACAACGAACCAGTAAATATAGACGGCAAAGACCTGAGAAAATCAGTTCTAGAGCTTGGAAAAAGAGTTCTGGGGAGGAGAGCATGA
- a CDS encoding ArsR/SmtB family transcription factor, which yields MDDLRTQLEELKKRLEVLEESIDPVDELMLSIKARLKKRLEGGALPGIDEEKAAKTLKALANPDRIRILKMLAEGPMGFKEIKETLGVESPTVSHHLKLLVKTGMVKKGEKYELSSNGRLFLRLLEIITVLDEVEE from the coding sequence ATGGACGATTTGAGAACCCAGCTGGAAGAGCTGAAAAAAAGGCTGGAGGTGCTTGAGGAGAGCATTGATCCCGTTGACGAGCTAATGCTCTCTATAAAGGCTCGCCTCAAAAAACGACTTGAGGGAGGGGCCCTACCTGGGATAGACGAGGAAAAGGCCGCGAAAACCCTCAAGGCCCTCGCTAACCCCGACAGGATAAGGATACTAAAAATGCTGGCGGAGGGGCCAATGGGCTTCAAGGAGATCAAGGAGACCCTGGGAGTCGAGAGTCCAACCGTTTCTCACCACCTCAAGCTCCTCGTGAAGACTGGAATGGTGAAGAAGGGGGAGAAGTACGAGCTTTCGTCTAACGGGCGTTTGTTTTTGCGCCTGCTTGAGATCATCACGGTACTTGACGAGGTGGAGGAATGA
- a CDS encoding DUF4097 family beta strand repeat-containing protein: MAMIFENVKMVEISAVNGKAEIEGWENDHAEVSYTLHGEAEVEVEQRGEKLIIREEPKKRFFNLLGKSGWAEITVKVPRKATVRASTVNGEIMARNVSFEKVSTVNGRIELENCEAGEISNVNGRVRAYLALAKSLKASSVNGPIELEIEELEGDAKISNVNGSIALALSDFCDARVKASRVNGAITFEGIDPENPVIGTGEFEVKVSTVNGNIVVRRI, encoded by the coding sequence ATGGCCATGATCTTTGAAAACGTGAAGATGGTTGAGATATCCGCCGTGAACGGAAAGGCGGAGATCGAGGGCTGGGAGAACGACCACGCAGAGGTAAGCTACACCCTACACGGCGAAGCCGAGGTGGAAGTCGAGCAGAGGGGAGAGAAGCTCATCATCAGGGAAGAGCCAAAGAAGAGGTTCTTCAACCTTCTCGGAAAGAGCGGCTGGGCCGAGATTACCGTAAAGGTGCCGAGGAAAGCCACCGTTAGGGCCTCCACCGTGAACGGCGAGATAATGGCAAGGAACGTCTCCTTCGAGAAGGTCTCCACGGTGAACGGCAGGATAGAGCTTGAAAACTGTGAGGCGGGGGAAATAAGCAACGTGAACGGGAGGGTGAGAGCCTACTTAGCGCTCGCAAAATCTCTGAAAGCGAGCAGCGTCAACGGCCCGATCGAGCTTGAGATAGAGGAACTTGAGGGAGACGCGAAAATAAGCAATGTAAACGGGAGCATTGCTCTTGCCCTCTCGGACTTCTGTGACGCGAGGGTAAAGGCGAGCCGCGTGAACGGAGCTATAACCTTCGAGGGAATTGACCCGGAGAACCCGGTCATCGGCACGGGCGAGTTCGAGGTGAAGGTCAGCACGGTAAACGGGAACATTGTTGTGAGGAGGATTTAG
- a CDS encoding MFS transporter gives MRFNRDFWLFAVGRFVSQLGWAVQDVALPLYVLDKTHSGSMMTAFILAEMIPALIVMPFAGVVGDRYNRKKLMVWFDIARGILLFGVLAFNLLELHQLIVVQVIMAVMGTFFGSATSAMFPDLVEPDELERANSITASMNILARLIGPALGGFIYAIGGIRLAILINAVSFFGSGLFEILIKYEWKTRELESFSQVVEDLKEGISYLLSNRYLRTLMFFALFMIAFGQPFGAVLMPYSFREVLKFSSYQFGLLESAFMLGALAGNMLVGIKFGRKAGRYLFHALLLDGVMILLFTWAISPLSSLNKAGAFLFLATINVLWGAIEAFFNVPLNAKIQRAVPSELRGRVFSAMAVMMHASGPLGLMGVGPLLDRFPAWKVALGLWTGMGIVVAYFWARHRDVLLADVGAGDGKETNRSQGIT, from the coding sequence ATGAGATTTAACAGGGACTTCTGGCTCTTCGCGGTGGGACGCTTTGTTTCCCAGCTCGGCTGGGCGGTGCAGGATGTAGCTTTGCCGCTCTACGTGCTAGACAAGACCCACAGCGGGAGCATGATGACGGCGTTCATCTTAGCTGAGATGATTCCCGCTCTGATAGTCATGCCCTTTGCGGGGGTTGTGGGCGACCGCTACAACCGAAAGAAGTTGATGGTCTGGTTCGATATCGCGAGGGGAATTCTCCTCTTCGGCGTTCTGGCATTCAACCTGCTGGAACTGCACCAGTTGATAGTCGTTCAGGTCATAATGGCCGTCATGGGCACGTTCTTTGGCTCGGCAACGAGTGCGATGTTTCCCGACTTGGTAGAGCCTGACGAGCTTGAGAGAGCAAACTCGATAACTGCATCGATGAACATTTTGGCAAGGCTAATTGGCCCCGCCCTCGGCGGCTTCATCTATGCAATAGGTGGAATTAGACTGGCCATTCTCATCAACGCGGTCAGCTTCTTCGGCTCGGGTCTGTTTGAAATCCTCATAAAGTACGAGTGGAAAACGAGGGAACTTGAGAGTTTCTCCCAGGTAGTTGAGGATCTGAAGGAGGGAATCTCCTACCTGCTCTCGAACAGGTATCTGAGAACTCTCATGTTCTTTGCCCTGTTCATGATAGCCTTTGGACAGCCCTTTGGGGCCGTTCTCATGCCCTACTCCTTCAGGGAGGTTCTGAAGTTCTCAAGCTACCAGTTTGGCCTCCTGGAAAGTGCTTTCATGCTCGGCGCCCTCGCCGGGAACATGCTGGTTGGTATAAAATTCGGCAGAAAAGCCGGGAGATACCTCTTCCACGCCCTCCTCCTGGATGGAGTCATGATACTCCTCTTCACGTGGGCAATAAGTCCGCTATCCTCCCTAAACAAGGCGGGGGCGTTTCTCTTCCTGGCAACGATAAACGTCCTCTGGGGGGCAATAGAGGCCTTTTTCAACGTCCCGCTAAACGCTAAGATACAGCGCGCCGTCCCGAGCGAGCTCAGGGGGAGGGTGTTCTCGGCCATGGCGGTTATGATGCACGCTTCCGGCCCCCTCGGCCTGATGGGAGTTGGGCCACTCCTCGACAGGTTTCCGGCCTGGAAAGTTGCCCTCGGCCTCTGGACCGGGATGGGGATTGTAGTTGCCTATTTCTGGGCGAGGCACAGGGACGTCTTGCTGGCCGACGTGGGAGCTGGAGACGGAAAGGAGACGAATAGAAGCCAAGGGATTACTTGA
- a CDS encoding cob(I)yrinic acid a,c-diamide adenosyltransferase — protein sequence MSITTKTGDKGLTGLFTGDRVAKFSPIMEANGTIDELDSFIGEAKHYVPEEMAETLERIQVQLYDLMAELASKGKYSKVSEEDVKWLEGFIHKYEEEVQLKSFVLPGSTIASAKLDVCRAIARRAERRVAKLVLDYGFGQNALVYLNRLSDLLFIMARAIEKREGKLKEVK from the coding sequence ATGTCTATAACAACAAAAACCGGAGATAAGGGTTTGACGGGTCTCTTCACCGGCGACCGCGTGGCAAAGTTCTCGCCGATTATGGAAGCAAACGGGACGATAGACGAGCTGGACAGCTTTATCGGGGAAGCAAAGCACTACGTCCCTGAAGAGATGGCAGAAACCCTCGAAAGAATCCAGGTTCAGCTCTACGACCTTATGGCTGAGCTCGCCAGCAAGGGCAAGTACTCGAAGGTCAGCGAGGAAGATGTTAAGTGGCTCGAGGGGTTCATCCATAAATACGAGGAAGAAGTCCAGCTCAAGTCCTTCGTCCTGCCTGGCTCTACAATAGCCAGCGCCAAGCTCGACGTCTGCAGGGCGATAGCGAGGAGGGCCGAGAGAAGAGTGGCGAAGCTTGTTCTCGACTACGGCTTCGGCCAGAACGCACTCGTCTACCTCAACAGGCTCAGTGACCTTCTCTTCATAATGGCTAGGGCCATAGAGAAAAGGGAAGGAAAACTAAAAGAGGTCAAGTAA
- a CDS encoding DUF4350 domain-containing protein yields the protein MKRSALVLIVLLLLSIIPAWAIKPVTAVQETTSAVISEKIYASEDTWIDEDGYVDSKNYRLRVGVHYGSEERAYLKFDLSTLPENAIIVRATLTLHAYYHSGSRSHNITVYGVLDDSWSEDTLTWNNQPTDYTGVLNWTIVELPNGNVDSNVSWDVTDFVKSQFEEDKVVSFYLHSNLSDLNVNDYIYFNSKESSHGNHPCLEIVYEVSEPPQIPVVPIQEIQSNTTDGDASAYVGQTVQTEGVVTTVTSRGFFIQNGTGPWSGIYVYTGSTPDVSIGDLVQVTGKVNEHKTKNDNKGLTEIDVNSMEDIVKLGTAEVPDPVLLPTGNVSQERWESVLVRVENAIVTNTSLGYGEWEADDGSGPVRIDDMIYKYDLPKVGDVFRYIVGVVYYSYGDFKIEPRDADDMALAVPEILNLNVNPKYVDESMINVTVRNNYDHDVSVTLNLTISDGTAVSRQLTLGPQNTSTVSYEWNPAKPGKYTIEVKLYDDSGRLLDSKNTTVEVSFGFGIASYSVPEVVLVEEPQILNFTIASNYSTAKKAAFTVTMNGTVIYQNDSLEVPAGGEIKVAIPWSAPRYGTYEMHAVLKMTNSLGENVTVKELTKTIFAQYNVTPVATEEIIPTEDAYSYYYNGTEFSWKDYHPYNEKRELAIGNSSKYSKQRAYFKFEIPELSGDTEIISAEFEVYVPYIGDLDVPMDVGVYKTTTDWNESKTPSEPPIPDTLLAHGELSKGWVSWNITEFVRNNTGKTVALLLKLTDESIDNYAWIYSKENQDLKPHLKITYRIPLNIEEVGNTTVAVVGNATVEKNESFFVVEVGGKNYTFNVTAGNLIVDTENIKPDTPSLVAYWKAKISGVETKTGEYRVKQNLKVERHVIQTNVTVHLAMEDPSVAVLLVPWMGDTVRDVVVTKGSQNITLEENDTTDELGYYYITSDAVVVVLKKDPTDVTVVFESSSTVTKTLASEVFYRMALFYTYYLRNHNEELEDAYAQFQNLTSELEARGVDLKNVPVDEINSRMQGYRESFARLPEITDIVSNQGGLGIITAFRVSRQAFVLYKSLMDELAYWNKVLSNALTAAENNQSVVIIPRNVSVLIDLSHDQYYGSKVGINGLVSRITKEFGWNVEMNHEPITYDKLKNYNVVIILNPKIDLSSEEIAALRKYVEEGGGLIIAGDWYKYVNPSLNELLSGYGITLEKTELMDDDHNSGKPYYPYVGAYNRNTPITKFIPDGWMTYYHGDTLTVEGNAVWVIKAFETSYAVDADGNVVNEKGSQPVVAAAVEVGKGRIIVYGSSRAFSDSYYGKYIASNWPFIKGALLWLVGEI from the coding sequence ATGAAACGGTCTGCGCTAGTGTTGATAGTGCTGTTGCTCTTGAGTATAATCCCAGCGTGGGCGATTAAACCAGTGACGGCGGTGCAGGAAACGACTAGTGCAGTTATCTCCGAGAAAATATATGCATCTGAGGACACTTGGATAGACGAAGATGGTTACGTTGATTCCAAAAACTATCGCCTACGAGTAGGTGTACACTACGGAAGCGAGGAGAGAGCATACCTAAAGTTTGATCTCTCGACATTGCCCGAAAACGCCATCATAGTGCGGGCAACTCTAACCCTTCACGCCTATTACCACTCTGGCTCTAGGTCCCATAACATCACTGTCTACGGAGTATTGGATGACTCATGGAGCGAGGACACATTAACCTGGAACAATCAACCCACAGATTATACAGGAGTTCTAAACTGGACTATTGTCGAGCTTCCAAATGGAAACGTTGATTCAAATGTATCTTGGGATGTCACTGACTTTGTCAAATCTCAGTTCGAAGAAGACAAAGTCGTTAGCTTTTATCTCCACTCAAATCTCAGCGACTTAAACGTGAATGATTACATATACTTCAACTCAAAAGAGAGTAGTCACGGAAATCATCCATGTCTCGAAATCGTCTATGAAGTTTCAGAGCCGCCTCAGATTCCCGTTGTCCCAATCCAAGAAATCCAGAGCAACACCACCGATGGAGACGCATCAGCCTACGTAGGTCAAACCGTCCAGACCGAGGGCGTTGTTACAACAGTCACCAGCAGAGGATTCTTCATACAGAACGGTACTGGCCCTTGGAGTGGGATCTACGTTTATACAGGATCTACCCCTGATGTTTCCATTGGCGACCTCGTTCAAGTTACAGGGAAAGTAAACGAGCACAAGACGAAGAATGATAATAAAGGTCTCACCGAGATTGACGTCAACAGTATGGAAGACATTGTCAAGCTCGGAACCGCGGAAGTTCCTGACCCTGTTCTCCTTCCAACGGGCAACGTTTCCCAGGAGCGGTGGGAGAGCGTCCTGGTGAGAGTGGAAAACGCCATCGTGACCAACACCAGTTTGGGATACGGAGAGTGGGAAGCGGACGACGGAAGCGGGCCCGTTAGAATAGACGACATGATATACAAGTACGACCTACCGAAGGTGGGGGACGTTTTCAGGTACATCGTAGGAGTTGTGTACTATTCATATGGCGACTTCAAGATAGAGCCGAGAGACGCGGATGACATGGCTCTCGCGGTTCCAGAGATACTGAATCTCAACGTGAACCCGAAGTACGTTGATGAGAGCATGATAAACGTAACCGTCAGGAACAACTACGACCACGACGTTTCTGTAACCCTCAACCTGACGATCTCCGACGGCACGGCCGTGAGCAGGCAACTGACCCTCGGCCCGCAGAACACCAGCACCGTGAGCTACGAGTGGAACCCAGCCAAGCCAGGGAAGTACACAATCGAGGTGAAGCTGTACGACGATTCAGGCAGGTTGCTCGACTCCAAGAACACGACCGTTGAAGTTTCCTTTGGTTTCGGCATAGCCTCGTACAGCGTTCCGGAAGTCGTCCTGGTGGAGGAGCCGCAGATCCTAAACTTCACGATAGCCAGCAACTACTCCACCGCCAAAAAGGCCGCCTTCACTGTAACCATGAACGGTACCGTCATCTACCAGAACGACAGCCTGGAGGTTCCCGCCGGTGGTGAGATTAAGGTCGCTATCCCGTGGAGCGCCCCGAGATACGGCACCTACGAGATGCACGCCGTACTGAAGATGACGAACAGCCTGGGAGAGAACGTGACAGTTAAAGAGCTCACAAAGACCATCTTCGCCCAGTACAATGTCACCCCCGTGGCTACGGAAGAGATCATCCCAACTGAGGACGCTTACAGCTACTACTACAACGGTACAGAGTTCAGCTGGAAAGATTACCACCCGTACAATGAGAAGAGAGAGCTCGCGATTGGAAACTCCTCTAAATACTCCAAACAGAGAGCGTACTTCAAGTTCGAGATCCCAGAGCTCTCAGGGGATACCGAGATAATCTCAGCAGAATTTGAAGTCTACGTGCCCTATATCGGGGACTTGGATGTACCCATGGACGTCGGCGTTTACAAAACAACCACGGATTGGAACGAGAGCAAAACGCCCTCCGAACCGCCCATTCCAGATACTCTCCTTGCCCATGGAGAACTCTCAAAGGGATGGGTTTCATGGAACATAACCGAGTTCGTCCGGAACAACACTGGAAAAACTGTTGCCCTACTCCTCAAACTGACGGACGAGAGCATAGACAACTACGCGTGGATTTACTCCAAGGAGAACCAAGACCTGAAGCCCCACCTCAAGATTACATACAGGATACCCCTGAATATCGAAGAAGTCGGAAACACGACGGTTGCGGTGGTAGGAAACGCTACCGTGGAGAAGAACGAGAGCTTCTTCGTCGTTGAGGTCGGCGGAAAGAACTACACCTTCAACGTCACCGCGGGGAACCTCATAGTTGACACCGAGAACATCAAACCAGACACCCCATCACTGGTGGCCTACTGGAAGGCCAAGATCTCTGGTGTTGAAACGAAAACGGGAGAATACCGCGTCAAGCAGAACCTCAAAGTCGAGAGACACGTCATCCAGACAAACGTAACAGTTCATCTGGCTATGGAAGACCCCTCCGTGGCCGTTCTCCTGGTACCCTGGATGGGTGACACCGTTAGGGATGTAGTCGTCACCAAGGGCAGCCAGAACATCACCCTCGAAGAAAACGACACAACCGACGAGCTCGGATACTACTACATCACCTCAGATGCAGTCGTTGTGGTTCTTAAGAAGGACCCAACCGACGTCACCGTCGTTTTCGAGAGCTCCAGCACAGTTACAAAGACTCTAGCATCGGAAGTCTTCTACAGAATGGCACTGTTCTACACCTACTACCTCAGAAACCACAACGAAGAGCTCGAAGATGCCTACGCCCAGTTCCAGAACCTCACCAGCGAGCTAGAGGCTAGGGGAGTTGACCTGAAGAACGTACCCGTGGATGAGATAAACAGCAGAATGCAGGGATACCGTGAGAGCTTTGCCCGGCTGCCGGAAATCACCGATATAGTCTCCAACCAGGGAGGACTCGGAATAATCACGGCGTTCAGGGTTTCGAGGCAGGCTTTTGTCCTGTACAAGAGCTTGATGGATGAGCTGGCCTACTGGAACAAAGTACTCTCAAACGCCCTCACTGCGGCTGAGAACAACCAGAGCGTTGTTATAATCCCAAGAAACGTCTCCGTACTGATAGACCTTTCCCACGACCAGTACTATGGCAGTAAGGTAGGGATAAACGGGCTGGTCAGCAGGATCACAAAGGAGTTCGGCTGGAACGTTGAGATGAACCACGAGCCAATCACGTACGACAAGCTGAAGAACTACAACGTTGTTATAATACTGAACCCAAAGATCGACTTATCCAGCGAGGAAATCGCCGCCCTTAGGAAGTACGTCGAAGAAGGTGGGGGGCTGATAATAGCGGGAGACTGGTACAAGTACGTGAACCCGAGCCTCAATGAGCTCCTGAGCGGCTACGGCATCACTCTCGAGAAGACTGAGCTCATGGACGACGACCACAACAGCGGAAAGCCATACTATCCGTACGTCGGAGCGTACAACAGGAACACTCCTATAACCAAGTTCATCCCAGATGGATGGATGACCTACTATCACGGCGACACTTTGACAGTAGAAGGAAACGCCGTATGGGTCATCAAGGCCTTTGAAACCTCCTACGCCGTTGACGCCGACGGAAACGTTGTAAACGAAAAGGGCAGCCAGCCCGTCGTCGCCGCGGCAGTCGAGGTCGGAAAGGGAAGGATCATCGTCTATGGCTCGAGCAGGGCCTTCAGTGACAGCTACTATGGCAAGTACATAGCCAGCAATTGGCCATTCATAAAGGGCGCTCTGCTCTGGCTCGTTGGAGAGATTTGA
- a CDS encoding translation initiation factor IF-2 (eIF-2BA; catalyzes the binding of GTP to IF2), translating into MLPPEIRSLLEDMRVERIRGASWMAQKGAEAYLLLADLLEGNELKNALQEMREELPKVNPTMASLYNLVMFIPITDDPGLLKSRAEEFLRLINEAKKEIGNIGSELIDNGDIVITHSFSSAVLEVFTSAKRKGRSFKVILTESAPDFEGLALANELSALGISYEVITDAQVGLFSKEATLALVGADNVTRDGAVVNKAGTYPLALACYDNGVPFYAAAESFKFHPELNSGDVELVERPYARNGHRVRNVLFDVTPWKYVRGIITELGILVPPREI; encoded by the coding sequence ATGCTCCCTCCTGAAATAAGGTCTCTTCTTGAGGACATGAGGGTTGAGAGAATTCGGGGCGCCAGCTGGATGGCGCAGAAAGGGGCAGAAGCGTACCTTCTTCTGGCTGATCTGCTTGAAGGGAACGAGCTGAAGAACGCCCTTCAAGAAATGAGGGAAGAACTTCCCAAGGTTAACCCAACGATGGCATCCCTTTACAATCTTGTTATGTTCATTCCAATAACCGATGACCCTGGTCTTCTAAAATCCCGGGCTGAGGAGTTTTTGAGGCTTATAAATGAGGCAAAAAAAGAGATTGGCAACATTGGAAGTGAGCTGATTGACAATGGGGACATCGTGATAACCCACTCCTTTTCCTCCGCGGTTCTCGAAGTGTTCACCTCCGCGAAGAGGAAGGGGCGCTCGTTCAAAGTTATCCTCACTGAAAGTGCCCCAGATTTTGAGGGTCTGGCACTTGCGAACGAGCTTTCAGCCCTTGGCATCAGCTATGAGGTGATAACCGACGCTCAAGTCGGGTTGTTTTCGAAGGAGGCAACGCTGGCGCTGGTTGGTGCCGACAACGTAACGCGCGACGGTGCAGTCGTAAACAAAGCTGGTACCTACCCTCTGGCTCTGGCCTGCTATGACAACGGTGTTCCTTTCTATGCCGCCGCGGAGAGCTTCAAGTTCCATCCTGAGCTGAATAGCGGGGACGTTGAATTGGTAGAACGGCCCTATGCAAGGAACGGCCACAGGGTTAGAAACGTTCTCTTTGACGTTACCCCCTGGAAGTACGTGAGGGGGATAATAACGGAACTTGGAATTCTCGTTCCTCCGAGAGAAATATAA
- a CDS encoding RAD55 family ATPase yields the protein MITARISTGIPGLDIMLNGGLIPGRTYLVKGAPGTGKTTLAMHFAMAGISNGESVLYITLEEPGENIKQDFSRMGFDVYNENFTLIDATPTTEHYVLVEDFFESFAKNLNKLTDAIKEQFKTKRYSRVVVDPITMLKFTSSDELEYRKAFLSFIKTMMRLRTTVLITAEGEQADIEEYLVNGVIELELFQKEGRLERALKITKFRGSGFDNVIRPYEITENGMVVYPDKSAL from the coding sequence ATGATAACTGCCAGGATATCCACGGGGATACCAGGGCTGGATATAATGCTCAATGGCGGATTGATTCCAGGCAGGACGTATTTGGTAAAGGGGGCACCTGGAACTGGCAAGACAACCCTTGCGATGCATTTTGCCATGGCCGGGATTTCCAATGGAGAAAGCGTTCTCTACATTACCCTTGAGGAGCCGGGGGAGAACATAAAGCAGGATTTCAGCAGGATGGGCTTCGACGTTTACAATGAGAACTTCACGCTGATAGATGCCACTCCCACCACCGAGCACTACGTCCTCGTCGAGGACTTTTTTGAGTCATTTGCAAAGAACCTCAACAAGCTCACCGATGCAATTAAAGAGCAGTTTAAGACAAAGCGCTATTCCAGGGTTGTTGTGGATCCGATAACCATGCTCAAGTTCACGTCCTCGGATGAACTCGAGTACAGGAAGGCGTTTCTCTCATTTATCAAAACCATGATGCGGCTTAGAACAACAGTTCTAATTACCGCAGAGGGGGAACAAGCGGACATCGAGGAGTACCTGGTCAATGGAGTAATAGAGCTTGAACTCTTCCAGAAAGAAGGGCGGCTTGAAAGGGCGCTTAAAATAACCAAGTTCAGGGGAAGCGGTTTTGACAACGTTATACGCCCATATGAGATAACTGAAAACGGAATGGTCGTTTACCCCGACAAATCGGCACTCTGA